A single Natranaerobius thermophilus JW/NM-WN-LF DNA region contains:
- the ltrA gene encoding group II intron reverse transcriptase/maturase, translating into MKKWYSLIDKIYSKKNLEDAYRRVRANKGKPGIDQVTVEAYGSNLEENLETLHHDLKIGAYKPQPVRRVKIPKPDGSTRPLGIPTVKDRVVQQATLNILQPIFDPDFHPSSYGYRPNRSCHKAIAKSEQFINKYNLRHVVDMDLSKCFDKLNHELIIEEVAKKVSDGSVLKLIKKFLKSGVMEDGAIEDTEIGSPQGGVISPLLTNIYLDRFDKEMKSRNIRIVRYADDILIFAYTPRQAKRYKDIATEILEDELKLTVNKEKTHITNDRKGVPYLGVIIRSQNISIQPEKIQKFKEKVRTLTPRNHGRNLSEIIKELNPVLRGWANYFRIANCKKQFENLMKWIRRRLRMKKMREWKSWKQLHKTLRRKGYKGEFEKISMNKWRNSSSPLISLALPNKWFDEIGLINISTYQVGILHHFRK; encoded by the coding sequence ATGAAGAAATGGTACAGTTTAATAGACAAGATTTATTCCAAAAAGAATCTAGAAGACGCCTACCGCAGGGTCAGAGCTAACAAAGGTAAACCCGGCATAGACCAGGTAACCGTGGAGGCTTATGGCTCCAACCTAGAAGAAAATCTGGAAACCCTTCATCATGACCTTAAAATTGGCGCATACAAACCACAACCTGTGAGGCGAGTTAAGATACCCAAACCAGATGGAAGTACTCGCCCATTAGGGATTCCAACCGTAAAAGACAGGGTAGTCCAACAAGCAACCTTAAATATACTTCAACCGATTTTTGATCCAGACTTCCACCCGTCAAGCTACGGATACAGGCCTAATCGCTCATGTCACAAAGCAATAGCTAAATCAGAACAGTTCATTAATAAATACAATCTAAGACATGTAGTAGATATGGACCTATCTAAATGCTTTGATAAATTAAACCATGAGTTGATTATCGAAGAAGTAGCCAAGAAAGTTAGTGATGGAAGTGTTCTCAAATTAATAAAGAAGTTTTTGAAGTCCGGAGTAATGGAAGATGGAGCCATAGAAGACACAGAAATAGGGAGCCCTCAAGGTGGAGTGATATCACCACTACTAACCAACATTTACCTAGACAGATTTGATAAAGAAATGAAGAGTCGCAATATCCGAATAGTAAGATATGCCGATGATATTTTAATATTCGCCTACACACCAAGACAAGCGAAAAGATATAAAGATATAGCTACTGAAATATTAGAAGACGAATTAAAACTAACAGTTAATAAAGAGAAAACTCACATAACAAATGACCGCAAAGGTGTTCCCTACCTAGGAGTTATCATAAGGAGTCAAAACATATCCATCCAGCCTGAAAAGATACAGAAATTCAAAGAAAAAGTCAGAACTCTTACACCAAGAAATCATGGTAGAAATCTATCCGAAATCATAAAAGAGCTAAATCCAGTATTAAGAGGATGGGCAAATTACTTCCGAATAGCCAATTGTAAGAAACAATTTGAGAACTTAATGAAATGGATTAGAAGAAGACTTAGGATGAAGAAAATGCGAGAATGGAAAAGTTGGAAACAACTACACAAAACTCTTCGCAGAAAAGGCTACAAAGGGGAATTTGAGAAAATCTCCATGAATAAATGGAGAAACTCATCAAGTCCTCTCATAAGTTTAGCACTACCCAATAAGTGGTTTGACGAGATAGGTCTAATTAATATTAGTACCTATCAAGTTGGTATTTTGCATCACTTTAGAAAGTGA
- a CDS encoding acyl-CoA dehydrogenase, translating into MNFELSNEHKMVQKTIREFAQNEVEPIAAEIDETERFPTENVDQMQRYKMMGVNVPKEYGGAGGDELAYAITVEELSRACATTGIICSAHTSLACWPILKYGTEEQKQKYLKPLASGEKIGAFGLTEPNAGSDAGSQETRAELKDDHYLINGTKIFITNGDEADTYIVFAMTEPDKGVKGISAFIVDRDTPGFSVGKREKKMGIKGSATTELIFENMKVPKENLLGKEGQGFKIAMKTLDGGRIGVAAQALGIAQGALDETVNYTKEREQFNRPIAKFQGLQFEMADMSTQVEAARLLVYRAAMAKAQGKPYTKEAAMAKLYASEVAMHVANKAIQLHGGYGYTKDYPVERMLRDAKITEIYEGTSEVQRMVISGDLLK; encoded by the coding sequence TTGAATTTTGAATTATCGAATGAACACAAAATGGTTCAAAAAACAATACGCGAGTTTGCTCAAAACGAAGTAGAGCCAATTGCAGCAGAGATAGATGAAACCGAGAGATTTCCGACAGAAAATGTAGATCAGATGCAAAGATATAAAATGATGGGAGTAAATGTTCCGAAAGAGTACGGTGGTGCAGGTGGTGATGAGTTAGCCTATGCCATAACAGTAGAAGAGCTCTCAAGAGCTTGTGCAACTACTGGTATCATTTGTTCTGCTCATACGTCATTAGCATGCTGGCCCATTTTAAAGTATGGAACTGAAGAGCAAAAGCAGAAATATCTAAAACCATTAGCATCAGGTGAAAAAATTGGAGCTTTTGGCCTCACAGAGCCTAATGCAGGTAGTGATGCTGGTTCCCAAGAGACAAGAGCAGAACTAAAAGACGATCATTATCTAATAAATGGCACAAAAATCTTTATTACAAATGGTGATGAAGCAGATACTTATATCGTCTTTGCAATGACAGAACCCGATAAAGGTGTAAAAGGAATCTCAGCCTTTATAGTAGATAGAGATACTCCTGGCTTTTCAGTAGGTAAACGTGAAAAGAAAATGGGCATCAAAGGTTCAGCTACAACTGAACTAATCTTTGAAAATATGAAGGTACCGAAAGAAAATCTATTAGGCAAAGAAGGCCAAGGTTTCAAGATAGCTATGAAAACTTTAGATGGCGGTAGGATAGGAGTAGCTGCACAAGCCCTGGGGATAGCACAAGGCGCTTTAGATGAGACAGTAAACTACACCAAAGAAAGAGAACAATTTAACAGGCCAATAGCTAAATTTCAAGGACTTCAATTTGAAATGGCAGACATGTCCACTCAAGTAGAAGCAGCAAGACTATTGGTATATAGAGCAGCTATGGCAAAAGCGCAAGGTAAACCCTACACTAAAGAAGCAGCTATGGCCAAGCTATATGCTTCAGAGGTAGCTATGCATGTAGCAAATAAAGCCATTCAACTACATGGTGGTTACGGATACACCAAGGACTATCCAGTAGAACGAATGTTAAGAGATGCAAAAATCACAGAGATCTATGAAGGAACATCAGAAGTTCAAAGAATGGTAATTTCAGGAGATCTGTTAAAATAG
- a CDS encoding Na+/H+ antiporter NhaC family protein translates to MLIKEMNSHPKNLSRIVETSGTITSPLVPWNTCGAYMYGALGVNPFAYLPYAFFNLIALLLSVIYGLTGITMSEWNGGNEESEEAVN, encoded by the coding sequence ATGCTTATTAAAGAAATGAACTCACATCCTAAGAACTTATCAAGAATTGTTGAAACCTCCGGAACAATCACATCACCACTAGTCCCATGGAATACTTGCGGTGCTTATATGTATGGGGCTTTAGGCGTTAATCCATTTGCTTATCTGCCATATGCATTCTTTAACTTGATCGCTCTATTACTTTCAGTTATTTACGGTTTAACAGGCATAACTATGAGCGAGTGGAACGGTGGTAATGAAGAGAGTGAAGAAGCAGTTAATTAA
- a CDS encoding electron transfer flavoprotein subunit beta/FixA family protein, whose protein sequence is MNIIVCVKQVPDTNEVKIDPEKGTLIREGVPSILNPDDQSALEEALRIKDENTDTKVTVLTMGPPQAEEVLIEAISMGADEGVLLCDKAFAGADTWATSNTLAKAIENIGDYDLVFCGRQAIDGDTAQVGPQIAERLGLPQVTYVKEFDIKDDKVTVKRSLEDGYETIEVEKPALFTAIEELNKPRYPYIDKIFDAYREKKIKVWSNDELQIEKSELGLDGSPTQVKRTFTPDKKKEGEMIEGSPREQAKTLLVKLKSRNVI, encoded by the coding sequence TTGAATATAATAGTTTGTGTAAAACAAGTGCCGGACACAAACGAAGTGAAGATAGACCCTGAAAAAGGAACCTTGATTAGGGAAGGTGTACCGAGTATATTAAATCCCGATGATCAAAGTGCTTTAGAGGAAGCTCTTAGAATCAAGGATGAAAATACGGATACAAAAGTGACAGTCCTAACAATGGGACCACCCCAAGCAGAAGAAGTCCTAATAGAGGCAATTTCTATGGGAGCAGACGAAGGGGTATTATTATGTGATAAAGCCTTTGCCGGAGCAGATACTTGGGCTACTTCAAACACATTGGCAAAAGCCATCGAGAACATTGGTGACTACGATCTAGTATTTTGTGGAAGACAGGCCATAGATGGTGACACGGCTCAAGTAGGTCCTCAGATAGCAGAAAGATTAGGTCTCCCTCAGGTAACTTATGTAAAAGAATTTGATATCAAAGACGACAAAGTAACGGTAAAAAGAAGCCTAGAAGATGGTTATGAAACCATTGAAGTTGAAAAACCAGCCCTGTTTACAGCAATTGAAGAACTAAACAAGCCGCGATATCCATACATTGACAAGATCTTTGACGCCTATAGAGAGAAAAAGATAAAGGTTTGGTCAAATGATGAACTGCAAATTGAAAAGTCAGAACTAGGTTTAGACGGATCTCCAACTCAAGTAAAGAGAACCTTCACACCCGATAAGAAAAAAGAAGGAGAAATGATAGAAGGTTCACCTAGAGAACAGGCCAAGACTTTATTAGTAAAACTTAAAAGCAGAAATGTAATATAA
- a CDS encoding electron transfer flavoprotein subunit alpha encodes MGVKILTDKCKGCALCVDACPFEAIEMKDDIAVLNESCTNCGACIESCKFGAIIKEEEDTTPRGTVNIDEYKGVWVFAEQRDGELMPVTIELLGEGKRIAKEIGEELSAVLIGDNVEDLTKELFAYGADNVYLCQDELLKNFTTDGYTKVLTNMINDYKPEIILIGATHIGRDLAPRVASRVNTGLTADCTQLDIDSEDNKLLQTRPAFGGNIMATIICPDHRPQMATVRPGVMQKAEKEDSREGKVVNVEANVTHDDINISVKEIKKEKKAVVNLEESDIIVSGGRGLGNQDGFKMLQDLADKLGGVVGASRATVDAGWIDKDHQVGQTGKTVRPGLYIACGISGAIQHLAGMEGSECIVAINNNPDAPIFKVADYGIVGDVYEVVPKLIEALDNEEELEEAVKEITAD; translated from the coding sequence ATGGGTGTTAAAATATTAACAGATAAATGTAAGGGTTGTGCTTTATGTGTAGATGCATGTCCCTTCGAAGCTATTGAGATGAAAGATGATATAGCTGTACTAAATGAAAGCTGTACAAACTGTGGTGCTTGTATAGAATCTTGTAAATTTGGTGCTATTATAAAAGAAGAAGAAGACACTACTCCAAGAGGTACTGTTAATATAGATGAATATAAGGGAGTTTGGGTCTTTGCTGAACAAAGAGACGGCGAATTAATGCCCGTTACAATCGAACTACTAGGTGAAGGTAAAAGGATAGCAAAAGAAATAGGAGAAGAGCTAAGTGCAGTTCTAATAGGGGACAATGTAGAAGACCTTACTAAAGAACTGTTTGCCTATGGTGCAGATAATGTATATCTTTGCCAAGATGAACTATTAAAGAACTTCACAACAGATGGATATACAAAGGTTTTAACAAACATGATCAACGACTACAAACCAGAAATCATCTTAATAGGAGCAACCCATATAGGAAGAGACTTAGCCCCTAGAGTGGCTTCAAGAGTCAACACAGGTCTAACAGCAGATTGCACTCAATTGGATATAGATAGTGAAGACAACAAATTGCTGCAAACAAGGCCAGCCTTTGGTGGAAATATAATGGCAACTATAATCTGCCCTGATCATAGGCCGCAAATGGCTACAGTAAGACCAGGTGTAATGCAAAAGGCAGAAAAAGAAGACAGTCGTGAAGGAAAAGTAGTAAATGTAGAAGCAAACGTGACACATGATGATATCAATATTTCAGTCAAAGAGATCAAAAAAGAGAAAAAAGCCGTAGTTAACCTAGAAGAGAGCGATATTATAGTATCTGGTGGTCGAGGCCTTGGAAATCAAGATGGATTTAAAATGTTACAGGATTTAGCCGATAAATTAGGCGGAGTTGTAGGGGCCTCTAGGGCAACAGTAGATGCAGGCTGGATTGATAAAGACCATCAGGTTGGACAAACAGGTAAGACAGTAAGGCCTGGTTTATATATTGCGTGTGGAATATCTGGAGCAATCCAGCATCTAGCAGGAATGGAAGGTTCAGAGTGCATTGTAGCAATAAATAATAACCCTGATGCACCAATCTTTAAAGTTGCCGATTACGGCATAGTAGGGGATGTATATGAAGTAGTCCCTAAACTTATAGAAGCTTTAGATAATGAGGAAGAATTAGAAGAAGCAGTTAAAGAAATTACGGCTGATTAA
- a CDS encoding 3-keto-5-aminohexanoate cleavage protein — translation MEKLIITAAICGAEVTKEDNPNLPITAEELAEDAVKAEKAGASIIHLHVRDEEGNPTQDGEVFKKAIDAMKERGVSAIIQPSTGGAAGMSFEERAQPIELKPEMATLDCGTTNFGDAIFVNDLPMMREFGKEMKRLNILPELECFEPGHVYNALQLDKENLLPNHLHFDMVLGVPGAMKASLKNLMFMVDLLPEGSTWTVAGVGRHELPLATHAILMGGHVRVGFEDNIYYKKGVLAESNAQLVERIARLAEELGREVATPDEAREILKIK, via the coding sequence ATGGAAAAATTGATTATTACTGCTGCAATTTGTGGAGCTGAAGTAACAAAAGAAGACAACCCTAATCTCCCAATTACAGCAGAGGAACTAGCGGAAGATGCAGTTAAAGCTGAAAAAGCAGGGGCTTCAATTATCCACCTGCATGTTAGAGATGAAGAAGGCAATCCTACACAAGATGGCGAAGTATTTAAAAAGGCCATTGACGCAATGAAGGAACGTGGTGTTTCAGCAATTATCCAGCCATCAACAGGTGGAGCAGCTGGGATGAGCTTTGAAGAAAGGGCTCAGCCGATAGAATTAAAACCTGAAATGGCCACTTTAGATTGTGGTACAACAAATTTCGGTGACGCGATATTTGTAAATGATTTGCCCATGATGAGAGAATTTGGTAAGGAGATGAAAAGGCTAAATATATTACCAGAGTTAGAATGTTTTGAACCTGGACATGTTTACAATGCACTTCAGTTAGATAAGGAAAATTTGTTACCTAACCACTTGCACTTTGACATGGTCTTAGGGGTACCTGGAGCGATGAAAGCTTCTTTAAAGAATTTAATGTTTATGGTAGATCTTTTACCTGAAGGTTCAACTTGGACAGTGGCTGGTGTAGGAAGGCATGAACTGCCATTAGCTACTCATGCTATTTTGATGGGTGGTCACGTAAGAGTAGGGTTTGAAGATAATATTTACTATAAAAAAGGAGTACTGGCAGAAAGTAATGCCCAGCTGGTGGAAAGAATAGCTCGACTTGCTGAAGAACTTGGAAGAGAAGTGGCTACTCCAGATGAGGCTAGAGAGATTCTAAAGATTAAATAA
- a CDS encoding L-erythro-3,5-diaminohexanoate dehydrogenase, whose protein sequence is MTKGNKFGTHRVIEPEGALPQPAWKIDNTMEIYDNEVLIDVDTLNIDAASMTQIKEQAGGDVEKIKARMKEIVAERGKHHNPETGSGGMLIGTVEQVGEKLTDRDLQPGDKIATLSSLSLTPLQIDEIKEVNTDTDQVKISGKAILFESALYSKLPEDMEDTLALAALDVAGAAAQTAKLVKPGDTVFIIGAGGKSGLLCLHEAKKRAGVSGKVIGISRSDAGCERIKETGLADVVLQGSANEPMNIFEMVEESTDGELCDVTINNVNVPDTEMGSILPTKDGGIVYFFSMATSFTKAALGAEGVGKDVNMIVGNGYTKNHADITLEILRENKTIREIFNRQYV, encoded by the coding sequence ATGACAAAAGGAAACAAATTTGGAACTCACAGAGTGATTGAGCCAGAGGGTGCTTTACCACAACCGGCTTGGAAGATCGATAATACTATGGAGATATACGATAATGAGGTTCTAATTGATGTTGATACATTAAATATTGATGCAGCTAGTATGACTCAAATAAAAGAACAAGCTGGAGGAGATGTTGAAAAAATCAAGGCTAGGATGAAGGAAATAGTGGCAGAGCGTGGCAAGCATCATAATCCTGAAACAGGTTCAGGTGGGATGTTAATTGGCACAGTAGAACAAGTAGGAGAAAAATTAACAGACAGAGATTTACAGCCAGGAGATAAAATAGCTACATTGTCTTCATTATCATTAACTCCTTTACAAATTGATGAAATTAAAGAGGTTAACACAGATACTGATCAGGTGAAAATTTCAGGAAAGGCGATTTTATTTGAATCTGCCTTGTACTCAAAATTACCTGAAGATATGGAAGATACATTAGCCTTGGCAGCTTTAGATGTGGCCGGTGCGGCTGCACAAACTGCAAAACTAGTTAAACCTGGAGATACTGTGTTTATTATTGGTGCTGGTGGTAAGTCAGGTCTGTTGTGTCTGCATGAAGCCAAAAAGCGAGCAGGTGTGAGTGGAAAAGTTATAGGTATTAGCAGAAGTGACGCTGGCTGTGAACGTATTAAAGAAACAGGATTAGCTGATGTAGTACTACAAGGAAGTGCTAATGAACCTATGAATATTTTTGAAATGGTTGAAGAATCGACTGATGGTGAATTATGTGACGTTACAATCAATAATGTTAATGTTCCAGATACTGAAATGGGCTCTATCCTACCAACTAAAGATGGAGGAATTGTTTACTTCTTTAGTATGGCAACAAGCTTTACCAAGGCTGCCTTAGGTGCTGAGGGAGTAGGAAAAGATGTTAATATGATTGTAGGAAATGGCTACACCAAAAATCATGCTGATATAACACTAGAAATTTTAAGAGAGAACAAGACGATAAGAGAAATATTCAATAGGCAATACGTTTAA
- the nhaC gene encoding Na+/H+ antiporter NhaC encodes MEEICDKNNMKPTLGQALIPIVFLIIALGYGIVVLEVDPHIPLLIGGAVAALVAMKIGYKWDTIEDGIFKGIMIAMQAIVILMIVGTLIGSWVEAGVVPSMIYYGLQILSPQIFLVATAIVCTIVSVFAGSSWTTAATIGIALLGVGEGLGVPAPITAGAIISGAYVGDKMSPLSDSTNLAAGTTGDVDLFDHIRHMLYVTIPAYIITLIIYAIIGLQFAGESLDEGHINVIIDALSGEFQIGPMMLIPVVFVLILIGFKIPPIPGLLLGSIVGALFAIIFQGAAPAEVIGSMHYGFVMDSGVEVVDDLLTIGGLDGMMWTISLILVALSLGGILERARFLEVFVENILKLTKTIGSLSLVTHITAVFFNIVTADQYLAIVLNARMYKNAY; translated from the coding sequence ATGGAAGAGATATGTGATAAAAATAACATGAAGCCTACCTTAGGTCAGGCATTAATACCGATAGTTTTTCTAATTATAGCTTTAGGTTATGGAATTGTTGTATTAGAAGTTGATCCACATATCCCATTATTAATTGGTGGAGCAGTGGCAGCACTAGTTGCTATGAAAATAGGTTATAAGTGGGATACAATTGAAGACGGTATTTTTAAAGGGATTATGATAGCTATGCAGGCTATAGTGATATTAATGATTGTAGGTACTTTGATTGGAAGTTGGGTTGAAGCCGGGGTAGTACCTTCTATGATTTATTATGGATTGCAAATTCTATCACCCCAAATATTCTTAGTTGCCACGGCAATAGTATGTACCATTGTGTCCGTATTTGCTGGTAGTTCTTGGACAACAGCCGCAACCATTGGTATTGCTCTTTTAGGAGTTGGAGAAGGATTAGGAGTTCCTGCCCCTATAACTGCCGGTGCTATAATCTCAGGAGCTTATGTTGGCGATAAAATGTCTCCATTGTCCGATTCTACTAATTTAGCAGCAGGTACAACAGGGGATGTAGACCTCTTCGATCATATAAGGCATATGTTATATGTAACTATTCCTGCTTACATAATCACATTAATCATTTATGCTATAATTGGTCTACAATTTGCGGGAGAAAGTTTAGATGAAGGACATATCAATGTTATAATTGATGCTTTATCTGGAGAGTTTCAAATCGGTCCTATGATGTTAATTCCAGTTGTATTTGTTTTAATTCTAATTGGTTTTAAGATACCTCCGATACCTGGTTTGCTTTTAGGGAGCATCGTTGGTGCACTATTTGCAATAATTTTCCAAGGAGCAGCTCCAGCAGAAGTGATTGGATCTATGCACTATGGATTTGTGATGGATTCTGGTGTAGAAGTGGTGGATGATCTATTAACAATAGGTGGACTTGACGGAATGATGTGGACCATTTCACTAATTTTGGTAGCACTAAGTTTAGGAGGAATTTTAGAAAGGGCTAGATTTTTAGAAGTATTTGTTGAGAACATTTTAAAACTTACCAAAACAATCGGATCATTATCTCTTGTAACTCATATAACAGCTGTATTTTTCAACATCGTTACTGCTGATCAGTATTTAGCGATAGTACTAAATGCTCGAATGTATAAAAATGCTTATTAA
- a CDS encoding hotdog fold domain-containing protein yields MEKPVEATIRLRMNEKDVHYAGGIVNGSKMLDLFGDVATELLIRNDGDEGLFRAYQEVEFLAPVKSGDFIEARGEITRVGNSSREMKFEAYKVIENAGIEEQTSACNVLEEPVLVCKAKGTCVVPKDMQRGKQE; encoded by the coding sequence ATGGAAAAGCCAGTCGAAGCAACTATTAGACTTAGAATGAACGAGAAGGATGTTCACTATGCTGGTGGAATTGTAAACGGTTCTAAAATGTTAGATTTGTTTGGAGATGTTGCTACAGAACTTTTGATAAGGAATGACGGAGACGAAGGGCTATTTAGAGCTTATCAGGAAGTGGAATTTCTTGCTCCAGTTAAATCAGGTGATTTTATTGAAGCAAGGGGTGAAATCACTCGGGTAGGTAACAGCTCTAGAGAGATGAAATTTGAAGCCTACAAAGTTATTGAAAATGCAGGAATTGAAGAACAAACAAGTGCTTGCAATGTTTTAGAAGAACCTGTTCTTGTATGTAAGGCAAAAGGCACTTGTGTTGTACCTAAAGATATGCAGAGGGGTAAACAAGAGTAA